The genomic segment TCTATGTTGATGGCGAAGCTGCTTCAGGAGCTGAAGCGCCATGGGAAGATTCATTTTGAACTGGTGTTTCTGGTAATGAATCCGGGCTATAATGCGGATAACTGGAAGATTATTCAGGATAATGCAGAGCTTCTGGGAATTCCTCTTACGGTTTTTGAAAGTGATATTTTTGATACAGTGGCAGAAATTGAGAATAATCCCTGTTATCTTTGTGCGAGAATGAGACGTGGTTATCTGTATTCTCATGCCAAGGAGCTGGGATGTAATAAGATTGCGCTGGGACATCATTTTGATGATGTGATCGAGACAATCCTCATGGGTATGCTGTACAGTGGTAAGGTGGAGACTATGATGCCGAAGCTGCACAGTCAGAATTTTGAGGGAATGGAACTGATCCGTCCCATGTATCTGATCAAGGAATCTGCGATCAAGGCATGGAGAGATACTAATGGGTTGCACTTCATTCAGTGTGCATGCCGTTTCACCGAGAACTGTGTAAGCTGTGGGGGCGGACGTGGTTCCAAGCGTGATGAGATGAAAGAGCTGGTTGCACAGTTTAGAAATACAAGTAGTGTGATCGAGACGAATATCTTTAACAGTGTGCGGGATATTAATCTTCGTACTGTTATGGGATATCATAAAGATGGAGAATATTATAATTTCCTGGATGACTATGATCAGCGTGGAAATAAGGGCGTTGATAAGGAAAAAGAATGATAACAGCAAAATCTTCATTTGTGGAAGAGAAATACACTGCTCAGTATTATAGCGGGAACGGCTGTCTATATGTTTCTGGTGCAGGTGGTGTTCTAAAAGGAGGAATCCATGACTTTACAGGAGATTCTTGAAAGTGTAAAAAGTGGTTCGGTATCTGTAGAAGAGGCAGAGAGAATCCTTAAGAAAGAAAGTTATGAAGAAATGGGATATGCGAAGCTGGATACAAGCCGCAAGGCAAGAACCGGTTTCGCAGAAGTAATCTACTGCAGTAATAAGGCAGATGAACATCTTCTGAATATTTTTGAAAGATTATACAGAGAAGACGGTGAGGTATTCGGAACCAGAGCTTCCCAACATCAGTATGAACTGGTGAAGGAGAAGTTTCCGGAAGTGGAATATGATCCGATCTCGCGCATCTTAAAAGTTGAGAAGAAAGATAAGAAGCGTATTGGTAAGATTGCGGTGTGTTCAGCAGGAACTGCAGATATTCCGGTTGCTGAGGAAGCTGCACAGACAGCGGAATATTTTGGCACAAATGTTGAACGGATTTATGATGTGGGAGTCAGCGGAATGCATCGTTTATTCTCCAGACTGGAGACGATCCAGAGTGCGAACTGTGTAATTGCAGTTGCGGGAATGGAGGGAGCTCTTGCCAGTGTGATGGGCGGTCTGGTGAGCAGACCGGTGATCGCAGTACCGACTTCTGTGGGTTATGGTGCAAGTATGCATGGTCTTTCGGCACTTCTTACCATGATCAATTCCTGTGCGAACGGGATTGCTGTGGTGAATATCGATAACGGCTACGGTGCCGGCTATCTGGCAACACAGATCAACCGTCTGGCAGCAGGTACAGATGAGAAAGGAAATTGATTATGGGAAAAACATTATATCTGGAATGTTATTCAGGGATAAGTGGTGATATGACGGTTGCGGCTCTTCTTGATCTGGGAGCTGACCGCTCAGTGCTGGACAGGGTGCTGAAGAGTCTTAAGGTATCAGGATTTGAGACAAAGATCAGCAGAGTTGTAAAGTCCGGAATAGATGCATGTGATTTTGATGTTGTGCTGGATAAAGAGCATGAAAATCATGACCATGATATGGAATATCTGCATGGACATCATCATGAAGGTCATGAGCGCAATCACGCCCATGGCACAGGAACAGCGCAAGACCATCACCATCACGAACACCGTGGAATAAAAGAAATTACCTATATTATAGAGCATAGCGCAATGACTGAGAATGCAAAGAAGATCGCATTGCGTATATTTGAAATTCTTGCAGAGGCAGAGAGTAAAGCACACAATGTGCCTGTGGATCAGGTGCATTTTCATGAGGTGGGAGCAGTGGACTCTATTGTGGATATTGTGTCTGTGGCAGTCTGCCTGGATAATCTGGATGTTACAGAGGTGATCGTTCCTGTTCTCTGCGAGGGACGTGGAACTGTCCGTTGTCAGCATGGCATCCTGCCAATCCCGGTTCCGGCAGTTGCAAATATAGTAAGTGCCAATCATTTATATCTGAAAATGACAGAGGTAGAAGGTGAACTTGTAACGCCTACAGGTGCGGCGATAGTGGCAGCAGTGAAAACAAAGGATAAACTTCCGGAAACATTTGAAATCCAGAAGATTGGAATCGGTGCAGGTAAACGCCAGTATGAATGCCCGGGAATCCTAAGGGCAATGATTATCTCACAGAGCGCAGAAATAGATGAAGAAAAGGCTCAGACAGAAGAATTCAAAAACCCGGAAATCGGAAATAATCCGAAAGCTGAAAATCAGGAAACCAAAGATACGATTATCAAGATGGAAACAAACATTGATGACTGCAGTGGAGAAGTTCTGGGATTTGTCATGGAACGTCTGATGAAAGCCGGTGCCAGAGATGTGCATTATGTGCCTGTTTTTATGAAAAAGAACAGACCTGCATGGGTTCTGAATGTGATCTGTAAGGAAGAAGATATGGAAACGCTTCAGAATATTATTTTTGAAGAGACTACTACGATTGGAATTCGTTATAGCATAATGGAACGTACGATTCTTCCCAGAGAAACGAGAACCCTTCCGACTCCATGGGGAGAAGTTCAGGTAAAGGTATGCACTTTGAATGGAAAAGAGCAGCTTTATCCGGAATATGAGAGCGTTGCACAGTTGAGCAGAGAAAAAGAGATCCCGTTTACAGAAATTTACCGTTATATTGTTTTGGCAAATAAAGACAAAGAATAACTTTCATATATGAACCCTTTGGTTTCCCTGAGAGTACTCCACGCGAAATCAAAGGGTACTTTTGTCTTGAAGTAGAGTTGTAAGAGCTGTATACTGCATGTAGTATGAAAGGAGAAAAGAAATGTTTTGTATTGGCATTTGCGATGATGATGAAGGACTCTGCGGGGAACTGGAAAAAATGCTTTATGATTATGGAAAAGAGAATAAACTTCAGATGAATATTGATATCTGGTATCAGGGAGAAAGCC from the Blautia wexlerae DSM 19850 genome contains:
- the larC gene encoding nickel pincer cofactor biosynthesis protein LarC codes for the protein MGKTLYLECYSGISGDMTVAALLDLGADRSVLDRVLKSLKVSGFETKISRVVKSGIDACDFDVVLDKEHENHDHDMEYLHGHHHEGHERNHAHGTGTAQDHHHHEHRGIKEITYIIEHSAMTENAKKIALRIFEILAEAESKAHNVPVDQVHFHEVGAVDSIVDIVSVAVCLDNLDVTEVIVPVLCEGRGTVRCQHGILPIPVPAVANIVSANHLYLKMTEVEGELVTPTGAAIVAAVKTKDKLPETFEIQKIGIGAGKRQYECPGILRAMIISQSAEIDEEKAQTEEFKNPEIGNNPKAENQETKDTIIKMETNIDDCSGEVLGFVMERLMKAGARDVHYVPVFMKKNRPAWVLNVICKEEDMETLQNIIFEETTTIGIRYSIMERTILPRETRTLPTPWGEVQVKVCTLNGKEQLYPEYESVAQLSREKEIPFTEIYRYIVLANKDKE
- a CDS encoding ATP-binding protein — its product is MNTISVEELEKIDSSKITIVDVRPADQYSRGSFPGAVNIPLDEFEERMESVDREKMVYVLCHTGDRSRDCVEKLSDAGYEAVNIEGGYRAYLRLSLSRFMENDAKEQKELKTKEIEHSIIKTFRKTVWRPFTKALNEYQLIQEGDKIAVCISGGKDSMLMAKLLQELKRHGKIHFELVFLVMNPGYNADNWKIIQDNAELLGIPLTVFESDIFDTVAEIENNPCYLCARMRRGYLYSHAKELGCNKIALGHHFDDVIETILMGMLYSGKVETMMPKLHSQNFEGMELIRPMYLIKESAIKAWRDTNGLHFIQCACRFTENCVSCGGGRGSKRDEMKELVAQFRNTSSVIETNIFNSVRDINLRTVMGYHKDGEYYNFLDDYDQRGNKGVDKEKE
- the larB gene encoding nickel pincer cofactor biosynthesis protein LarB, which gives rise to MTLQEILESVKSGSVSVEEAERILKKESYEEMGYAKLDTSRKARTGFAEVIYCSNKADEHLLNIFERLYREDGEVFGTRASQHQYELVKEKFPEVEYDPISRILKVEKKDKKRIGKIAVCSAGTADIPVAEEAAQTAEYFGTNVERIYDVGVSGMHRLFSRLETIQSANCVIAVAGMEGALASVMGGLVSRPVIAVPTSVGYGASMHGLSALLTMINSCANGIAVVNIDNGYGAGYLATQINRLAAGTDEKGN